One window of the Roseovarius sp. THAF9 genome contains the following:
- a CDS encoding heavy metal translocating P-type ATPase codes for MTGHANHDHPHHHHDHGNDGPAGADTATDPVCGMTVQVTDKTRTENYDGQSFHFCSDGCQEKFSNDPYFYASGNAKKAKGNVAQGTQWTCPMHPEIIRDEPGACPICGMALEPMVPSDEPSEELNDFTRRLWVSAAAAVPLMVLTMGEMVGLNLRDWLGHQLSVYIEFALATPIVFWAAQPFFKRGVDSIRNLSPNMWTLISLGVGAAYLYSLFATFAPGIFPQEYRMGAGVGTYYEAAVVIVTLIFVGQVLELRARERTGDAIRALMDLAPKTARRILPDGSEYDAPLENVVEGDMLRVRPGDSVPVDAEVTEGHSSVDESMITGEPVPVEKTEGDRVTGGTINKNGTLAIRATQVGADTVLAQIVDMVAGARRSKAPIQGLADNVSEIFVPTVVAVAVIAFGTWLAVGPDPALAFAIVSAVSVLIIACPCALGLATPISITTAAGRGAQAGVLIKDAQALERMSKVDTLIVDKTGTLTEGRPRLTDVVTLSDRNEEDVLAVAAALEMGSEHPLAEAIVSGARDRGLKPARASDFEAITGKGVRGRVDESEVALGNPAMMESLGVDTSGAEETADTLRAEGKTAMFIAIGGTLAGIVAVADPIKDTTEAAIRDLHAQGLRVIMATGDNQRTAEAVAAKLGIDDVRAGALPEDKKALVDELHAAGALVAMAGDGVNDAPALAAADVGIAMGTGADVAVESAGITLLSGDLTGIVRARKLARATLRNIKQNLFFAFVYNAAGVPVAAGILYPVFGLLLSPMIAAAAMSLSSVSVIGNALRLRGVRL; via the coding sequence ATGACCGGGCATGCAAACCACGATCACCCCCATCATCACCACGATCACGGCAACGATGGTCCCGCCGGGGCCGATACCGCAACGGACCCGGTCTGCGGAATGACCGTCCAGGTCACCGACAAGACCCGCACCGAAAATTATGATGGGCAAAGCTTCCATTTCTGCTCCGACGGTTGCCAGGAGAAGTTCAGCAACGATCCCTATTTCTATGCGTCCGGCAACGCCAAAAAGGCCAAGGGCAATGTGGCGCAAGGCACGCAATGGACCTGCCCGATGCATCCCGAAATCATCCGCGACGAACCCGGGGCCTGCCCGATCTGCGGCATGGCGCTCGAGCCGATGGTGCCCAGCGACGAGCCCAGCGAGGAACTGAACGACTTTACCCGCCGCCTCTGGGTCAGTGCCGCGGCGGCGGTGCCCCTCATGGTGCTGACGATGGGGGAAATGGTCGGCCTCAACCTGCGAGACTGGCTGGGTCACCAACTTTCGGTCTACATCGAATTCGCGCTGGCCACGCCGATTGTCTTCTGGGCCGCTCAGCCTTTCTTCAAACGCGGAGTCGACTCAATCCGAAACCTGTCTCCCAATATGTGGACGCTGATTTCGCTGGGCGTGGGCGCGGCCTACCTCTACTCGCTTTTCGCCACCTTCGCGCCGGGGATCTTTCCGCAGGAATACCGCATGGGCGCCGGCGTCGGAACCTATTACGAAGCGGCGGTGGTCATCGTCACGCTGATCTTCGTGGGGCAGGTTCTGGAACTGCGCGCCCGTGAGCGCACAGGCGACGCGATCCGGGCATTGATGGATCTTGCACCCAAGACCGCCCGTCGCATCCTGCCGGACGGTTCGGAATACGACGCGCCGCTGGAAAACGTGGTCGAGGGCGACATGCTTCGCGTACGTCCCGGTGACAGCGTGCCGGTCGATGCCGAGGTGACCGAGGGGCACTCCTCGGTCGATGAAAGCATGATCACGGGTGAGCCGGTGCCGGTGGAAAAGACCGAGGGCGATCGCGTCACCGGCGGCACGATCAACAAGAACGGAACCCTTGCGATCCGGGCCACGCAGGTGGGCGCCGATACCGTGCTGGCGCAGATCGTCGACATGGTCGCGGGCGCGCGGCGCTCCAAGGCGCCAATCCAGGGCCTTGCCGACAATGTGTCGGAGATCTTCGTGCCGACAGTCGTGGCCGTCGCCGTGATCGCTTTCGGCACCTGGCTGGCGGTAGGGCCGGACCCGGCGCTGGCCTTCGCCATCGTCTCGGCGGTTTCGGTGCTGATCATCGCCTGTCCCTGCGCGCTGGGTCTCGCCACCCCGATCTCGATCACCACCGCCGCCGGACGCGGGGCACAGGCCGGCGTTCTAATCAAGGATGCGCAGGCGCTCGAACGCATGTCCAAGGTCGATACGCTCATCGTCGACAAGACCGGCACCCTGACCGAGGGGCGACCGCGCCTGACCGACGTAGTCACCCTGTCGGATCGCAACGAGGAAGACGTGCTGGCCGTCGCCGCCGCGCTGGAGATGGGCTCCGAGCACCCGTTGGCGGAGGCCATCGTGTCCGGCGCGCGAGACCGTGGGCTGAAGCCCGCACGGGCCAGCGATTTCGAGGCTATCACCGGCAAGGGCGTTAGGGGCCGGGTCGATGAAAGCGAGGTGGCGCTCGGCAATCCGGCGATGATGGAAAGCCTTGGCGTAGATACAAGCGGCGCCGAAGAAACGGCAGACACACTCCGCGCCGAGGGCAAGACCGCGATGTTCATCGCCATCGGCGGCACCCTGGCAGGGATCGTCGCCGTGGCCGACCCGATCAAGGACACCACCGAAGCCGCGATCCGCGATCTGCACGCCCAAGGTTTGCGGGTGATCATGGCAACGGGCGACAACCAGCGCACCGCCGAGGCGGTGGCTGCCAAGCTGGGTATCGACGACGTCCGCGCGGGTGCCTTGCCGGAGGACAAGAAAGCGCTGGTAGATGAGCTTCACGCTGCGGGCGCACTGGTCGCCATGGCAGGGGACGGCGTGAACGATGCACCCGCTCTGGCGGCGGCGGATGTGGGCATCGCGATGGGCACAGGCGCCGACGTGGCGGTGGAAAGCGCCGGCATAACGCTGTTGTCGGGGGATCTGACGGGGATCGTCCGAGCGCGCAAGCTGGCCCGCGCCACCTTGCGCAACATCAAGCAGAATCTGTTCTTTGCCTTCGTTTACAACGCCGCCGGCGTACCGGTCGCGGCGGGTATCCTATACCCGGTCTTCGGCCTCCTGCTCTCGCCGATGATCGCGGCGGCGGCGATGTCCCTGTCGTCCGTCTCGGTGATCGGCAATGCGCTTCGGTTGCGCGGGGTAAGGCTCTGA
- a CDS encoding cytochrome c, whose protein sequence is MNRTLIIGAVAALVGAAAVYFTNTGGGETTSGTGVVPAQGAAMVEVALPQTLSQTAQLGQTAFDSACAECHGTNAAGRIGNGPPLIHKVYEPSHHSDMAFHLAVQNGVRAHHWKFGNMPAQEGLTRGDVDAIVAYIREVQQANGIN, encoded by the coding sequence ATGAACAGAACGCTTATCATCGGCGCGGTGGCGGCACTTGTCGGGGCCGCCGCGGTCTATTTCACGAACACCGGCGGAGGCGAGACCACCTCCGGCACCGGGGTCGTCCCGGCGCAGGGCGCGGCCATGGTGGAGGTCGCTTTGCCCCAGACACTGTCGCAGACCGCGCAATTGGGCCAGACCGCCTTTGACTCCGCATGTGCCGAGTGCCACGGCACGAACGCCGCCGGGAGGATAGGCAATGGACCGCCGTTGATTCACAAGGTCTATGAGCCTTCGCATCACAGCGACATGGCATTTCACCTGGCGGTGCAGAACGGGGTGCGCGCGCATCACTGGAAATTCGGCAACATGCCGGCGCAAGAGGGCCTGACCCGCGGCGACGTGGACGCGATCGTCGCCTATATCCGCGAGGTTCAGCAGGCCAACGGAATCAACTGA
- a CDS encoding cytochrome c → MYRSFRVLIGLAALAGLGGASLAVWPIGEAPDLTEREGDAQRGAYLARAGGCIACHSDAGSGRPALTGGAPIETGFGRFVPPNITPHDTAGIGAWTIDDFARAVRQGVAPDGDPYYPAFPYAFYGDLSDQDIADLWAAFQGVGPQEVTAGGNEIAFPFNLRFGLKLWRAAYAKGPATAADPDRSDAWNRGRWLVNGLAHCGACHTDRNFLGGRRPEQYLSGSDDLPDGGKAPPIRPGGLRESGWTVSSLAFGLKSGVMPDGDTFGTGMGEVVRDGTAWLSQADREAMAAYLLDEDPPTDN, encoded by the coding sequence ATGTACCGCAGTTTTCGTGTTCTAATCGGCCTCGCCGCGCTGGCGGGGCTGGGCGGTGCGTCGCTGGCCGTCTGGCCGATCGGTGAAGCGCCCGACCTGACCGAGCGCGAAGGTGACGCGCAAAGGGGCGCCTACCTCGCCCGGGCCGGGGGCTGCATTGCCTGCCATTCCGATGCCGGCTCGGGCCGTCCGGCCCTGACCGGCGGGGCGCCCATCGAAACCGGCTTTGGCCGGTTCGTGCCGCCCAACATCACCCCGCATGACACCGCAGGTATCGGCGCGTGGACAATCGACGATTTCGCCCGCGCCGTGCGGCAGGGCGTGGCCCCGGACGGGGATCCCTACTACCCGGCCTTTCCCTATGCCTTCTACGGCGATCTGAGCGACCAGGACATCGCCGACCTCTGGGCGGCGTTCCAGGGGGTGGGACCGCAGGAGGTGACGGCGGGCGGGAACGAGATCGCCTTCCCGTTCAACCTGCGCTTCGGCCTGAAGTTGTGGCGGGCAGCCTATGCCAAGGGCCCGGCGACGGCGGCGGATCCTGACAGGTCCGACGCCTGGAACCGGGGACGGTGGCTGGTCAACGGGCTGGCCCATTGCGGCGCGTGCCATACCGACCGCAACTTTCTGGGCGGGCGGCGACCTGAGCAATATCTCTCTGGGAGCGACGACCTGCCGGACGGAGGCAAGGCCCCGCCGATCCGACCCGGTGGCCTGCGCGAGTCAGGCTGGACCGTGTCCTCGCTGGCCTTCGGGCTGAAGTCGGGCGTGATGCCGGATGGCGACACATTCGGCACTGGCATGGGCGAGGTCGTGCGCGACGGAACCGCTTGGCTGTCTCAAGCCGACCGTGAAGCTATGGCCGCTTACCTGCTGGATGAAGACCCACCCACGGATAACTGA
- a CDS encoding cytochrome c, whose translation MTFRQLVLGGAAIASLSAAAFAHSGATGVVKERMDAMKSMGDAIKRIKPMMSGEVGYDEAAVREAAQVIAAEAGKAMTGKFPEGSTEHPSETLPRTCEEWDRFSTLATQLEKAAQGLALAAGNGLHGDGHMMGGQSGMMGGNMMGDSSGMMGGGMMMGDGAMPEGMTAERIGQMPTDGAFMMVTQTCSACHDRYRQDDD comes from the coding sequence ATGACATTCAGACAATTGGTACTTGGCGGGGCCGCCATCGCGAGCCTTTCCGCCGCGGCATTCGCGCACTCGGGCGCCACCGGCGTGGTCAAGGAGCGTATGGACGCGATGAAATCCATGGGTGACGCGATCAAGCGCATAAAGCCGATGATGTCCGGCGAGGTCGGCTATGATGAAGCCGCTGTGCGAGAGGCCGCGCAGGTCATCGCCGCCGAGGCGGGCAAGGCCATGACCGGCAAGTTCCCGGAGGGTTCGACCGAGCATCCGTCCGAAACCCTGCCGCGCACCTGTGAGGAATGGGACCGCTTCAGCACCCTCGCAACCCAACTGGAAAAGGCGGCGCAGGGGCTTGCCCTTGCTGCGGGCAACGGGCTGCATGGCGACGGCCACATGATGGGCGGCCAGTCCGGGATGATGGGCGGCAACATGATGGGGGATAGCTCCGGCATGATGGGGGGCGGCATGATGATGGGCGACGGCGCCATGCCCGAGGGGATGACCGCCGAGCGTATCGGCCAGATGCCCACCGATGGGGCCTTCATGATGGTGACGCAAACTTGTTCGGCCTGTCATGATCGCTATCGGCAGGACGACGACTGA
- a CDS encoding metal-sensitive transcriptional regulator: MKANKQKTLDRLSRLEGQVRGIAQMVENDRYCMDILAQTAAIRSAVLGVERLVLENHAAHCVESAIASGDPEEQRAKFDELIGLLQKASR, from the coding sequence ATGAAGGCCAACAAGCAAAAGACACTGGACCGCCTGTCACGGCTCGAGGGACAGGTCCGCGGTATCGCCCAGATGGTCGAGAACGACCGCTATTGCATGGACATCCTGGCACAGACGGCTGCGATCCGGTCGGCCGTGCTGGGGGTCGAGAGACTGGTTCTGGAGAACCATGCCGCGCATTGTGTCGAGTCCGCGATCGCCAGCGGCGACCCGGAAGAGCAGCGCGCGAAGTTTGACGAGCTGATCGGTCTGTTGCAGAAGGCGTCAAGATAG
- a CDS encoding DUF305 domain-containing protein has protein sequence MIGTSTVVMYGLMYLNTFALDHVFFSQTRMWMALYMGGTMAVIMLSFMLGMYSNRKTNITIFIGAAIAVAAGVYLVRSQDTVGDVAWMKAMIPHHSIAILTSERADLSDPRVQALAEAIVEVQRNEIAEMKNYIADISENGDAAPGTERNKVE, from the coding sequence ATGATCGGCACCTCGACCGTTGTGATGTATGGCCTGATGTATCTTAATACCTTTGCCCTCGATCACGTCTTCTTCTCGCAGACGCGGATGTGGATGGCGCTCTACATGGGCGGAACGATGGCCGTGATCATGCTGTCATTCATGCTGGGCATGTATTCCAACCGGAAGACGAATATCACTATCTTCATCGGCGCGGCGATTGCCGTTGCGGCGGGTGTCTACCTTGTCCGATCGCAGGATACGGTGGGCGATGTCGCCTGGATGAAGGCGATGATCCCGCACCACTCTATCGCGATCCTGACCAGCGAGCGCGCCGACCTGTCCGACCCGCGGGTCCAGGCGCTGGCCGAGGCGATCGTCGAGGTGCAGCGCAACGAGATCGCCGAAATGAAAAACTACATCGCCGACATCTCGGAGAACGGCGACGCCGCACCGGGGACCGAACGCAACAAGGTGGAATGA
- a CDS encoding MauE/DoxX family redox-associated membrane protein, producing MTTTEMIDGPDTARDKSKGAEKTASLYRMAMPGHLCPFGLKSLSMLQRKGYKVDDNLLTSRDDVDAFLQAHDVETTPQTFIDGDRIGGYTELKKHFGYRVLGDDDTTYTPVIAIFASTALMALAIVLNLYDGFPVLTWLKWFFATSMVALAIQKLQDVGGFVNGFLGYDLLAQRYVPYGYAYPFAELYAGLGMMGLIGTGSTLIWLVAPVGIFIGSIGGWSVFKAVYIDKRELTCACVGGGSNVPLGFISLTENMVMLGMGIWMLAEQILR from the coding sequence ATGACGACGACGGAGATGATCGATGGTCCGGACACCGCACGAGACAAAAGCAAAGGAGCAGAAAAGACCGCATCCCTGTACCGTATGGCGATGCCGGGGCATCTCTGCCCGTTCGGCCTCAAGTCGCTGTCGATGCTGCAACGCAAGGGCTACAAGGTCGATGACAATCTGTTGACGTCGCGCGACGACGTTGATGCCTTCCTGCAGGCCCACGACGTCGAGACGACCCCCCAGACCTTCATCGACGGGGACCGGATCGGGGGCTACACGGAGTTGAAAAAGCACTTCGGCTACCGCGTCCTCGGCGACGATGACACGACCTATACGCCTGTCATTGCGATCTTCGCCAGCACGGCGCTCATGGCGCTGGCGATCGTTTTGAACCTTTACGACGGGTTCCCTGTGCTGACATGGCTCAAATGGTTCTTCGCCACGTCCATGGTCGCGCTTGCGATCCAGAAATTGCAGGATGTCGGGGGCTTCGTGAACGGCTTCCTCGGCTACGACCTGCTTGCCCAGAGATACGTCCCCTACGGATATGCCTATCCGTTTGCAGAGCTTTACGCAGGTCTCGGCATGATGGGCCTGATCGGTACCGGAAGCACACTGATCTGGCTCGTGGCACCGGTTGGCATTTTCATCGGGTCGATCGGTGGATGGAGCGTCTTCAAGGCCGTTTACATCGACAAACGCGAATTGACCTGCGCCTGCGTTGGCGGCGGATCGAACGTGCCCTTGGGGTTCATCTCTCTGACGGAGAACATGGTGATGCTGGGTATGGGCATTTGGATGCTTGCCGAACAGATCTTGAGGTAG
- a CDS encoding transmembrane anchor protein: protein MHNAPKPNLEDLPTKAQLRRSSIIAGIGAAAISVMVYMPAELGKDPTGVGGFLGLTEMGEIKQQLAAEAAADAETHGEDSSSLMNDVLGLFVGTAHAQEAWQDQITFTLSPGEYTEIKATMDEGATLFYEWSSEGGRINFDLHAHADGQDVTYEKGRGKTSGEGSFETPFAGNHGWFWRNRDDEAVTVTLQLRGDYSAIVRDE, encoded by the coding sequence ATGCACAACGCACCCAAACCCAATCTCGAAGACCTGCCGACCAAGGCACAGCTTCGCCGTTCATCGATCATTGCCGGTATCGGGGCGGCGGCCATCAGCGTCATGGTCTACATGCCCGCAGAACTCGGGAAAGACCCCACTGGCGTCGGTGGCTTTCTCGGGCTGACTGAAATGGGCGAAATCAAGCAACAGCTTGCGGCAGAAGCCGCAGCGGATGCAGAGACACACGGAGAGGACTCCTCTTCGCTTATGAACGATGTTCTCGGTCTCTTCGTCGGCACGGCCCATGCCCAGGAAGCCTGGCAGGATCAGATCACCTTTACCCTCTCCCCAGGTGAATACACCGAGATCAAGGCGACGATGGATGAGGGGGCAACCCTGTTCTACGAGTGGAGTTCCGAGGGGGGTAGGATCAATTTCGATCTTCACGCCCATGCGGATGGTCAGGACGTGACCTATGAAAAAGGGCGCGGCAAAACCTCGGGCGAGGGGAGCTTCGAGACGCCTTTCGCCGGGAACCACGGCTGGTTCTGGCGAAATCGCGACGATGAGGCGGTCACCGTGACGCTTCAACTGCGCGGCGACTACAGCGCCATCGTCCGGGACGAATAA
- a CDS encoding HupE/UreJ family protein: MKTLSRGSRGAFVPQALIALFALVLIPGTALAHDVTPGDAGYIQEIWGVNIIPFLYLGAKHMITGYDHILFLLGVVFFLYHMKDVAIYVSLFAVGHSVTMLLGVWFGWGINAYIIDAIIGLSVVYKALDNLGTFQKWLGFQPDTKAATLIFGLFHGTGLASKILEYNIAEDGLLANLLSFNVGVEVGQLLALFVILIVMGFWRRSPNFMRQATFANIIMAGLGILLTYQQIAGYIAST; encoded by the coding sequence ATGAAAACTCTCTCAAGGGGCAGCAGGGGCGCATTCGTGCCGCAGGCACTTATTGCCCTTTTCGCACTGGTGCTGATCCCCGGCACAGCCTTGGCCCATGACGTCACTCCCGGTGACGCGGGGTATATTCAGGAGATCTGGGGGGTGAACATCATCCCCTTCCTCTACCTGGGGGCCAAGCACATGATTACGGGATATGACCACATCCTGTTTCTTCTGGGCGTCGTCTTCTTCCTCTATCATATGAAGGACGTGGCGATTTACGTCAGCCTCTTCGCTGTTGGCCATTCCGTGACCATGCTTCTGGGCGTGTGGTTCGGCTGGGGCATCAACGCCTACATTATCGACGCCATCATCGGTCTGTCGGTGGTCTACAAGGCACTCGATAACCTCGGCACATTCCAGAAGTGGCTGGGTTTCCAGCCCGACACCAAGGCCGCCACGTTGATCTTCGGCCTGTTTCACGGCACCGGTCTGGCCTCGAAAATTCTGGAATACAACATCGCCGAGGATGGGCTTCTGGCTAACCTTCTGTCGTTCAACGTAGGCGTCGAGGTGGGCCAGCTTCTGGCGCTCTTCGTGATCCTGATCGTCATGGGCTTTTGGCGGCGCAGCCCCAACTTCATGCGTCAAGCCACCTTTGCCAACATCATCATGGCTGGTCTGGGCATACTGCTGACGTATCAGCAGATCGCCGGGTACATCGCCAGCACATAA